From Paenibacillus graminis, a single genomic window includes:
- a CDS encoding ABC transporter substrate-binding protein, with protein sequence MFKSKILTAGLALVLAATLTGCGNGSHSSGSAANGSAAAGSGDTSAVTYKYFSFGGPKKQVLGSETTIGKELQKQTGVDWNIEYLVGDGDTKAGVMIASGDYPDIIDSSGQMAKLMDAGAFIPLDDLIEKYGPNIKRVYGPYYEKFRQKDGKLYFFPYGANIGYLSEPNFQTGFYIQRSVLKEFNYPKIKTLDEYFDLIKKYKEKHPQVDGKDTIGFATFAGEQGSFYTLQNPAMHLAGSPNDGSTIVDMKTHEAKLVAGSEYQKRWIGKLNEANAEGLVDPESFTMNRDQYLAKLTSGRVLGYFSYSWQVGDATNNLKKAGNDDKRYVALPIVFDKEIKDQYIDPPGFVNNYGIGITVKAKDPVRIIKYFDNLLKEENQILVQWGIKDQSYAVDENGRYTYANDEQRQIHEDPEKSMKFGFDYFNYSWPRYGNSSVLQDGNAYGPGSQPEVATFGYTDGDKQLLAAYGVKTFSELFSNPDERPWFPAWSIALEQGSPEQMFITKADDLQRNHLPSMILDTPANFSKNWDDYMNQLNKLDKKTYEDFITKKVQDRVAGKW encoded by the coding sequence ATGTTTAAAAGCAAAATTCTGACCGCTGGATTGGCACTCGTTTTAGCAGCGACTTTGACAGGTTGCGGTAATGGCAGCCATTCGTCTGGCAGTGCGGCGAATGGTTCAGCAGCAGCCGGAAGCGGGGATACGTCCGCTGTTACGTACAAGTATTTCAGCTTTGGCGGGCCAAAGAAGCAGGTCTTAGGCAGTGAAACCACTATTGGGAAAGAACTGCAGAAACAAACCGGTGTTGACTGGAATATTGAATATCTGGTGGGAGATGGCGACACGAAGGCAGGTGTCATGATTGCCAGCGGAGATTATCCTGACATCATCGATTCCAGCGGCCAAATGGCTAAGCTTATGGACGCAGGGGCTTTCATTCCGCTGGATGATCTGATTGAAAAGTATGGACCCAACATCAAGCGGGTATACGGCCCTTACTACGAGAAATTCAGACAGAAGGACGGCAAACTGTACTTTTTTCCTTACGGAGCCAATATCGGCTACCTATCTGAGCCTAATTTTCAGACGGGATTCTATATTCAGCGCTCTGTACTCAAGGAATTCAATTATCCCAAAATCAAAACACTGGATGAATATTTCGATCTGATCAAGAAGTACAAGGAAAAGCACCCGCAGGTGGATGGCAAGGATACCATCGGTTTCGCGACCTTCGCCGGTGAGCAGGGCAGCTTCTATACGCTCCAGAATCCGGCCATGCACCTGGCAGGCTCTCCCAACGACGGCAGCACCATTGTGGATATGAAGACCCACGAGGCCAAGCTGGTGGCAGGCTCTGAATATCAGAAGCGGTGGATCGGGAAGCTGAATGAGGCAAATGCCGAAGGCCTGGTTGATCCGGAATCCTTCACCATGAACAGAGACCAGTATTTGGCGAAGCTGACCTCCGGGCGTGTACTTGGTTATTTCAGCTACTCCTGGCAGGTTGGGGACGCAACCAACAATCTGAAGAAAGCCGGCAATGATGATAAACGGTATGTAGCATTGCCGATCGTGTTTGATAAAGAAATTAAGGATCAATATATTGACCCTCCCGGCTTTGTCAACAACTATGGGATAGGCATTACCGTCAAAGCCAAAGATCCGGTCCGCATTATCAAGTATTTCGATAACCTGCTGAAAGAAGAAAATCAGATTCTGGTTCAGTGGGGCATCAAGGACCAAAGCTATGCTGTTGATGAGAACGGCCGCTATACGTATGCCAACGATGAACAACGCCAAATCCACGAAGATCCTGAAAAGAGCATGAAATTCGGCTTCGACTACTTCAATTACAGCTGGCCGCGTTACGGAAACAGCTCCGTTCTGCAGGACGGCAACGCCTATGGTCCAGGCAGCCAGCCGGAGGTGGCCACCTTCGGATATACGGACGGTGACAAGCAGCTCCTTGCAGCATACGGTGTGAAGACTTTCAGTGAGCTATTCAGTAATCCGGATGAGCGTCCATGGTTTCCCGCCTGGTCCATCGCCCTTGAACAGGGATCGCCTGAGCAGATGTTCATCACCAAAGCGGATGATCTCCAGCGGAACCATCTGCCTTCGATGATTCTGGACACACCGGCCAATTTCAGCAAGAATTGGGACGACTACATGAATCAGTTAAACAAGCTGGATAAGAAAACGTATGAGGATTTCATTACGAAAAAGGTACAAGACCGCGTCGCAGGCAAATGGTAA
- a CDS encoding helix-turn-helix transcriptional regulator, protein MAHIHYVECNTTHAGNFVIDVPVGYHWLLVVTKTPAQFWVNGGLKEYPAHSAILYRPLQKVYYQACTEHFINDWIRFESNEPYISESPLPPGVPFALSDPDYCNKLFELLVLEHNFNRDCKESSIDYLLRTLFNKLWESYFQDDITPQYYKLLKLRTAIQNNPGDYWTVSKMADSLGISPGYLQNIYKKTFGISCMDDVINSRIRMAKEYLIHNAQSIAEVASRCGYQNVEHFCRQFKQLTGHTPRNYQKHVKG, encoded by the coding sequence ATGGCCCATATTCACTATGTTGAATGCAACACGACACACGCGGGCAATTTTGTTATTGATGTTCCCGTGGGCTATCACTGGCTCCTTGTAGTCACAAAAACCCCTGCGCAATTCTGGGTAAACGGCGGGCTCAAGGAATATCCTGCTCACAGCGCAATCCTCTATCGCCCACTGCAGAAGGTCTATTATCAGGCCTGCACCGAGCATTTTATCAATGACTGGATCCGCTTTGAATCCAATGAACCTTATATTTCAGAATCTCCTCTTCCGCCCGGCGTTCCCTTTGCCCTGAGTGACCCGGACTACTGCAACAAACTGTTTGAACTGCTTGTCCTTGAACATAATTTTAACCGGGACTGCAAAGAATCTTCCATCGATTATTTGCTTCGGACACTGTTCAACAAGCTATGGGAATCCTACTTCCAGGATGATATTACGCCTCAATACTACAAATTACTGAAACTGCGCACCGCCATTCAAAATAACCCGGGCGATTACTGGACGGTTTCTAAAATGGCGGATTCTCTTGGGATCAGCCCAGGTTATCTCCAGAACATCTACAAAAAAACGTTTGGAATTTCCTGCATGGATGACGTTATCAACAGCCGGATTCGTATGGCCAAAGAATACTTGATTCACAACGCCCAAAGCATTGCTGAAGTCGCTTCCCGGTGCGGATATCAAAATGTTGAGCACTTCTGCAGGCAATTCAAGCAACTGACCGGGCATACACCGAGAAACTATCAGAAGCATGTAAAAGGTTAA
- a CDS encoding ABC transporter permease: protein MNKTSLFFSRLIQQRTLALMCLPFVIWAFVFKYLPIWGWTMAFQNYKPARSFSEQEWAGLKHFRILFEDSTFYRVLRNTLVMSSLQLVLGFVTAITLALLLNELKNIIFKRVVQTVSYLPHFISWVVASSIVLTVLSPDGVINLLLMKLHLLDKPELWMGKGNYFWGILAGTQVWKDVGWNTIIYLAAITSIDPAQYEAAEIDGASRFQRILNITLPGLKPVIIILLIMNLGNILESGFEPQYLLGNGMNLEYSENLDIFVLKYGLGMGSFSLGTAAGIFKTVVSFIFLFSANHIAKRMGESRLF from the coding sequence ATGAACAAAACCAGTTTGTTCTTCAGCCGTCTTATTCAGCAGAGAACGCTGGCTTTGATGTGTCTTCCATTCGTAATTTGGGCTTTTGTGTTTAAATACCTTCCCATTTGGGGTTGGACCATGGCTTTTCAGAATTATAAACCGGCCAGAAGCTTTTCGGAGCAGGAATGGGCGGGCTTGAAGCATTTTCGGATTCTGTTTGAGGACAGCACATTTTACCGGGTGCTGCGAAACACGCTGGTGATGAGCAGCCTTCAACTGGTACTGGGATTTGTTACAGCGATTACGCTGGCTCTTCTGCTGAATGAATTGAAGAATATCATTTTTAAACGTGTGGTTCAGACGGTCAGCTATTTGCCGCACTTTATTTCCTGGGTTGTGGCATCAAGTATTGTGCTGACCGTGTTATCACCGGACGGGGTTATTAATCTGCTGCTGATGAAGCTGCATCTCCTGGACAAACCGGAGCTGTGGATGGGTAAAGGGAATTACTTTTGGGGGATTCTCGCGGGAACACAGGTCTGGAAAGACGTAGGCTGGAACACGATTATTTATTTGGCGGCCATTACTTCCATTGATCCTGCCCAATATGAGGCGGCTGAAATTGACGGAGCGAGCCGCTTTCAGCGGATACTTAATATTACACTTCCCGGACTCAAGCCGGTGATCATTATCCTGCTGATTATGAATTTGGGTAACATTCTTGAATCCGGATTTGAGCCGCAATATTTGCTGGGGAACGGGATGAATCTGGAATACTCGGAGAACCTGGATATTTTTGTGCTGAAGTATGGGCTAGGCATGGGCAGCTTTTCCTTGGGAACAGCGGCAGGCATATTCAAAACCGTAGTCAGCTTCATCTTCCTGTTCTCCGCTAATCATATCGCCAAGAGAATGGGAGAAAGCAGATTATTCTAA
- a CDS encoding alpha/beta hydrolase: MDPTTAANEMPEGTQIIYGGFSEGGTYYSCSYRPDVVYAEYDGVERRLQIIIPHRAGYKFPLVVFIQGSAWKKQDLYGAIPNLSHIAAKGYVIASVEIRDTGIARFPAAVEDVKCAIRFMRKHAGEYGIDPNRVAVWGDSSGGHLSLMTGLTIGEYDNGLYSEQTDEVSAVIDYYGVSDLLTLGKYNDILDHDAADSPEALWIGGKVKEHVNLAKQASPIHQNLGKKLPPFLIIHGDSDTIVHVNQSIEMYKSLKEHGQKVIFYKVVGADHGIGIWNPQVLDITEKFLSANLNRPCIDQPPFQHSME; the protein is encoded by the coding sequence GTGGATCCAACAACAGCAGCCAATGAAATGCCGGAGGGAACCCAGATTATTTATGGCGGTTTTTCCGAAGGCGGCACCTACTATTCCTGCTCTTATCGGCCTGATGTGGTCTATGCGGAATATGACGGTGTGGAAAGAAGACTTCAGATTATTATCCCGCATCGTGCCGGGTACAAATTTCCTCTAGTCGTTTTCATTCAAGGTTCAGCCTGGAAAAAACAAGACCTTTATGGGGCCATTCCAAATTTAAGCCATATAGCCGCAAAGGGATATGTGATCGCAAGTGTTGAAATTAGGGACACCGGCATCGCAAGATTCCCAGCCGCAGTAGAGGACGTCAAATGCGCGATCAGGTTTATGCGCAAACATGCTGGAGAATACGGGATTGATCCGAACCGGGTTGCGGTATGGGGGGATTCATCTGGCGGACACCTTTCCTTAATGACCGGTCTTACTATAGGAGAATATGATAACGGCCTTTATAGTGAACAGACAGACGAAGTCAGTGCAGTAATTGATTATTACGGAGTCTCAGACCTGCTTACTCTAGGTAAATATAATGATATTCTGGACCATGATGCCGCCGATTCACCGGAAGCTTTATGGATTGGAGGAAAAGTAAAGGAGCATGTAAATCTGGCAAAGCAGGCAAGCCCAATTCATCAGAATCTGGGAAAAAAGCTTCCGCCTTTTCTCATCATCCATGGAGACAGTGATACCATTGTCCACGTGAACCAGAGTATCGAGATGTACAAGTCACTCAAGGAACACGGACAGAAGGTTATATTTTATAAGGTTGTTGGCGCGGACCATGGAATAGGCATTTGGAATCCGCAGGTTCTTGACATTACAGAAAAGTTTTTATCGGCTAATTTAAATCGGCCTTGTATAGATCAGCCGCCGTTTCAGCATTCTATGGAATAG
- a CDS encoding carboxylesterase/lipase family protein — MLRVVTVENGTVQGLPAADPRITSFKGIPFAAPPTGENRWRAPQPARDWEGVLQAYEFAPISMQVRQEIDDDNIYTREWAVEPDIAMNEDCLYLNVWTPANRMDEKLPVYVWYFGGGLQVGHPAEMEFDGERIARRGIVVVTINYRLNVFGFLCHPEITAEAPEAPANFGNLDQQAATRWVKRNIAAFGGDPDNITIGGQSAGGGSVMSQLTSPQNKDLFQRAIIQSGIFTKLYPGTLLPPLRNDLKEAEQDGVGFFKYLGVSSLAEARQLDAVYLRDKAVEYGGFWGTVTDQVFSVGNSFDLFLQNKRWKVPVMFGHTSSEFFSVPDAETLDDFKKMAAAIFGDDAAAYLELCGVQAGNIEEARKRAAVSGIEYAIRIAAQANADTGGKTPLYYYNFDAEIPGWDNPGTFHSVDLWFFFETLAKCWRPFVGKHYDLARQMCNYWANFIRSGDPNGLDSTGKELPRWEPYTPKAPYGMLFADRAEFSKQQPGEVMKFLVEQVFK; from the coding sequence ATGCTTAGAGTTGTAACAGTTGAAAATGGGACGGTTCAGGGGCTGCCGGCAGCCGACCCCCGGATCACGAGCTTCAAAGGGATACCCTTCGCCGCTCCACCCACGGGCGAAAACCGTTGGCGTGCCCCGCAGCCGGCAAGAGACTGGGAAGGTGTGCTTCAAGCATACGAGTTCGCGCCAATTTCAATGCAGGTAAGACAAGAGATTGACGACGACAACATCTATACCCGGGAATGGGCTGTGGAACCAGACATCGCCATGAACGAGGATTGCCTTTACCTGAATGTATGGACACCGGCCAATCGTATGGATGAGAAGCTTCCAGTATATGTATGGTATTTTGGCGGAGGCCTCCAGGTAGGCCATCCGGCCGAAATGGAATTCGACGGCGAACGCATTGCACGCCGGGGCATCGTGGTGGTCACAATCAACTATCGCCTGAATGTCTTCGGATTTTTATGCCATCCCGAAATAACGGCGGAAGCGCCGGAAGCACCCGCTAACTTTGGCAACCTAGATCAACAGGCGGCAACACGATGGGTCAAACGCAATATTGCAGCATTTGGCGGCGACCCTGACAATATCACCATCGGCGGACAGTCCGCCGGCGGCGGAAGCGTTATGAGCCAGCTCACCTCGCCTCAGAACAAGGATCTTTTTCAACGGGCGATTATTCAAAGCGGGATCTTTACAAAACTATACCCGGGAACGCTCTTGCCTCCGCTCCGGAATGATCTGAAAGAGGCTGAACAGGACGGTGTCGGGTTTTTTAAATATCTGGGCGTATCTTCGCTTGCAGAAGCCCGGCAGCTGGATGCAGTCTACCTTCGAGACAAGGCTGTAGAGTACGGGGGATTCTGGGGCACAGTCACAGATCAGGTGTTCAGCGTAGGCAATTCTTTTGATTTGTTCCTGCAAAACAAGCGCTGGAAGGTGCCGGTAATGTTCGGTCATACCTCCTCCGAGTTTTTTAGTGTCCCGGATGCTGAAACATTGGACGATTTCAAAAAGATGGCCGCAGCCATATTCGGCGACGATGCCGCGGCATATCTGGAGCTTTGCGGCGTTCAGGCGGGCAATATTGAGGAAGCCAGGAAGAGGGCTGCGGTGAGCGGGATAGAATACGCGATTCGCATTGCTGCGCAGGCCAATGCCGACACCGGCGGCAAAACCCCGCTGTACTATTATAATTTCGATGCTGAAATACCAGGCTGGGACAACCCCGGTACCTTCCACTCGGTGGATCTCTGGTTTTTCTTTGAAACGCTTGCCAAGTGCTGGAGACCGTTTGTCGGGAAGCATTATGATTTGGCCCGCCAGATGTGCAATTATTGGGCCAACTTCATCCGTTCAGGTGACCCGAACGGGCTGGACTCGACAGGAAAGGAACTGCCACGATGGGAGCCCTACACCCCTAAAGCGCCGTATGGGATGCTGTTCGCAGACCGGGCCGAGTTTTCCAAACAACAACCGGGTGAGGTCATGAAGTTTCTCGTGGAGCAGGTGTTTAAGTAA
- a CDS encoding carbohydrate ABC transporter permease — translation MQSSKASRLRNSSLGDRVFDICNIIFMVCLMIVTMYPFVNMIAVSFNDANDAVRGGIYLWPRMWTLNNYKYIFGESDIYHATLISLLRTVIGTAVSVFCTAMLAFTVSRQEFVLRKFVTLFFVITMYFSGGLIPGYLLIRNLGLTDSFWVYIVPGVIGVFNMIIIRSFIEGLPEGILESARIDGAGEFTTFIRVVLPLTIPAMATVSLFVAVGQWNSWFDVFLYNSSNIKLSTLQYELMKILQTTNTSATAGAVEAYQSAENAVRVTPTSLRATMTIIASVPILMVYPFLQRYFVQGMTVGGVKG, via the coding sequence ATGCAATCAAGTAAAGCTTCCCGCTTACGCAATTCCAGCCTGGGGGACCGGGTGTTTGATATATGCAATATTATCTTTATGGTGTGTCTGATGATTGTCACGATGTATCCCTTTGTTAATATGATCGCCGTTTCCTTCAATGACGCCAATGACGCCGTGAGAGGCGGGATTTATTTGTGGCCGCGGATGTGGACCCTGAATAACTATAAATATATTTTCGGAGAATCGGATATTTACCATGCGACCTTAATTTCACTTCTCCGCACCGTGATCGGAACTGCGGTATCCGTCTTCTGTACGGCCATGCTGGCCTTCACCGTCAGCCGCCAGGAGTTTGTGCTCCGCAAGTTTGTCACACTGTTCTTCGTGATTACCATGTATTTCAGCGGGGGGCTGATCCCCGGATATCTGCTTATCCGTAATTTGGGCTTGACGGACTCCTTCTGGGTCTATATTGTCCCGGGTGTTATCGGTGTGTTCAACATGATTATCATCCGCTCCTTCATTGAAGGCCTTCCCGAAGGTATCCTGGAATCGGCGCGGATTGACGGTGCCGGAGAATTCACGACCTTTATCCGCGTAGTATTGCCGTTGACTATTCCAGCTATGGCGACCGTATCCTTGTTCGTGGCTGTGGGACAATGGAATTCATGGTTTGATGTGTTTTTGTATAATTCCTCGAATATCAAGTTAAGCACGCTGCAGTACGAGCTGATGAAAATTTTGCAGACCACCAACACATCTGCGACTGCAGGGGCGGTGGAAGCTTACCAATCCGCAGAAAATGCTGTCAGAGTAACTCCTACTTCACTTAGGGCGACGATGACGATCATAGCCAGTGTCCCGATTCTGATGGTCTATCCGTTCCTGCAAAGATACTTTGTACAGGGAATGACTGTCGGGGGGGTAAAGGGATAA
- a CDS encoding response regulator, with the protein MFKVLLVDDEVYVRKGLLELIQWESLKFSIVGEANNGAEALDMMEQLEPDLVITDIRMPILDGLDLIRSVNEHAGLDSIFIIISGFHDFKYAQQALRYGVHDYILKPIDEEEMTATLRKLSYAMGRKRIATLTNDDLTTSAIMEALVQENLQAEDAEPYAAALGLEGESGFLYAVTEIHAGQQDKQTTVKQFQEALHSLEEGGAGIPVLEQQPGTFGMLLCTGRITGGRGGLARHLERLRALLSERLNTGLSLYAGDPVDSLVHVHRSYSEANEAARHKYAENTGVIMYSCVTDKPLYVFDMSPVLASKLIMQIEEGNKKDYQQTVNSMFRLFHEQRFTPQAVTGSLSRCMTGILGVIKEMDGNEEEILRLKDLAERGHGQWSLQMLQEHFMQAVQEAAEYIARLRKAQCLGGIKPVKRYIDTHYRENISLKSIAAEFYMNAVYLGRLFRKTYGVYFNDYLLELRIQEAKKLLRQSDLRMYEIAGRVGFQNADYFVTQFEKLEQISPSEYRNMLIHKE; encoded by the coding sequence ATGTTCAAAGTGTTGTTGGTAGACGATGAGGTATATGTCCGCAAAGGGCTGCTGGAATTAATCCAATGGGAATCGCTCAAATTCAGCATTGTGGGAGAAGCGAATAACGGCGCCGAAGCGCTCGACATGATGGAACAGCTTGAGCCGGACCTGGTCATTACCGATATCCGCATGCCCATTCTGGACGGGCTGGATCTGATCCGCAGCGTGAATGAACATGCCGGATTGGATTCGATATTCATCATTATCAGCGGCTTCCATGACTTCAAGTATGCTCAGCAGGCCTTGCGCTACGGGGTTCACGACTACATTCTGAAGCCCATAGACGAAGAGGAAATGACCGCAACGCTGCGCAAGCTGTCCTATGCCATGGGCAGGAAGAGAATCGCCACGCTGACTAATGATGATCTTACAACCAGTGCAATTATGGAAGCGCTGGTACAGGAGAATCTCCAGGCGGAGGATGCTGAGCCTTACGCAGCAGCGTTAGGTCTGGAAGGAGAGAGCGGCTTCCTGTACGCCGTGACCGAGATTCATGCGGGCCAGCAGGACAAGCAGACCACTGTGAAGCAATTCCAGGAGGCGCTTCATTCTCTTGAAGAGGGAGGTGCCGGCATTCCTGTGCTTGAGCAGCAGCCGGGGACATTCGGAATGCTGCTCTGCACAGGCCGGATCACAGGCGGACGCGGCGGTCTTGCGCGTCATTTGGAGCGGCTTCGTGCATTGCTTTCGGAACGGCTGAACACGGGGCTGAGCCTCTATGCAGGTGATCCCGTTGACTCGCTGGTCCATGTTCACCGCTCGTATTCTGAGGCTAACGAAGCAGCCAGGCATAAATATGCCGAGAACACTGGAGTCATTATGTATTCGTGTGTCACCGATAAACCTCTGTATGTATTCGACATGAGCCCGGTACTCGCCAGCAAGCTGATCATGCAGATCGAAGAGGGCAACAAGAAGGATTACCAGCAAACCGTGAACAGCATGTTCCGGTTGTTCCATGAGCAGCGTTTCACCCCGCAAGCCGTGACCGGTTCCCTCTCCCGGTGCATGACGGGAATCCTTGGCGTAATTAAGGAGATGGACGGCAACGAGGAAGAAATTCTGCGGCTTAAGGATCTGGCTGAACGGGGGCACGGGCAATGGAGTCTGCAGATGCTGCAGGAGCATTTCATGCAGGCTGTACAAGAAGCAGCGGAATATATTGCGCGGCTCCGCAAGGCGCAATGCCTGGGGGGGATCAAGCCCGTCAAACGATACATCGATACCCATTACCGCGAGAATATCAGCCTTAAGAGCATAGCAGCCGAATTCTATATGAATGCTGTGTATCTGGGGAGGCTGTTCCGCAAGACTTACGGCGTCTATTTCAACGATTATCTCCTGGAGCTTAGGATACAGGAAGCCAAAAAGCTGCTGCGGCAAAGCGATCTGCGAATGTACGAGATTGCGGGAAGAGTCGGTTTTCAGAATGCCGATTATTTCGTGACCCAGTTCGAAAAGCTGGAACAAATATCGCCGTCAGAATACCGGAACATGCTAATTCACAAAGAATAG
- a CDS encoding sensor histidine kinase, with translation MKKFLNYLKLRDKLLLMYMLSVFIPIVLTNVVFYNVTTSNIRNQKIRDADMALNNLKNDLRVTIDQGVGLSYSLYADSIFNKTITRKFTSEKDYVETFNSYLRGVLADQNAQGVHWYQVYTDNPTVLASGYIDRLTDEIRHTGWYAQSKASSSRYPTLIFSEQKFSLIQKLNNYHTSGIEQLVKIDLNMERIHQIFFGSAFNGRVYLVDPQGKVRFGNDTAKLAQDVPYKEIRFPKNALTFKNVYSGINYLDGWTLEGVMDEESVLKEVRKSRSFVIWLACINFVLPSIIIAAMSRSIHVRLVRILKHMKKVKAQNFQTIPHEEARDEIGQLTNEFNRMTETINSLINEVYVADIQKKDLELRQQQAQLHALHSQINPHFLFNSLESVRMRSIIKGEKETAKIIQHMAKMFRKSISWSHNYVTVREELELIESFLEIQQYRFGDKLEYSIVADPAALGHRIPKMVLLPFVENASIHGIESSPDKGRITISVAVQPDGLVFRFEDNGIGMSPEKLEALKRYLEENDEIGERVGMKNAYYRLKLCYRECFAFSLDARYGEGTSIEISLPLLEEDPE, from the coding sequence ATGAAGAAATTCCTGAATTATTTGAAGCTGCGCGACAAGCTGCTGCTGATGTACATGCTGTCGGTATTTATTCCCATAGTGCTGACCAATGTCGTGTTCTATAACGTGACCACCTCCAATATACGGAATCAAAAAATCCGCGATGCGGACATGGCATTGAACAATCTGAAAAACGATCTGCGGGTGACTATCGATCAAGGGGTAGGCCTTTCTTACTCCCTGTATGCCGATTCCATTTTCAACAAAACCATTACCCGCAAATTTACCAGCGAGAAGGACTATGTCGAAACCTTCAATTCCTATTTAAGGGGGGTTCTTGCCGATCAAAATGCACAGGGGGTCCACTGGTATCAGGTGTATACGGATAATCCTACCGTATTGGCCTCCGGTTATATTGACCGGTTAACCGACGAGATCCGCCATACCGGCTGGTATGCACAGTCCAAAGCCTCTTCCTCCCGTTATCCGACCTTGATCTTTTCCGAACAGAAATTCAGTCTGATTCAAAAATTAAACAATTACCACACCAGCGGCATCGAGCAACTTGTCAAAATCGATTTGAACATGGAGCGGATTCACCAGATCTTTTTCGGAAGCGCATTTAATGGCAGGGTGTATTTAGTCGACCCCCAGGGGAAAGTGAGGTTCGGGAACGATACGGCGAAACTCGCGCAGGATGTTCCTTATAAGGAGATCCGCTTTCCCAAGAACGCTCTGACCTTCAAGAACGTGTACAGCGGGATTAATTATCTGGACGGATGGACACTGGAGGGCGTCATGGATGAGGAAAGTGTGCTGAAAGAGGTCCGAAAGTCACGTTCGTTCGTTATTTGGCTGGCCTGCATCAACTTTGTGCTGCCTTCCATTATCATTGCAGCCATGTCGAGGTCAATCCATGTGCGGCTGGTGCGGATTCTCAAGCATATGAAAAAGGTAAAGGCACAAAATTTCCAGACGATTCCCCATGAAGAGGCCAGAGACGAAATCGGGCAGCTGACTAACGAATTCAACCGGATGACCGAGACGATCAACAGTCTGATTAATGAAGTCTATGTTGCGGATATCCAGAAGAAGGATCTGGAGCTGAGGCAGCAGCAGGCGCAGCTTCATGCCCTGCACAGCCAGATCAATCCCCACTTTCTGTTCAATTCACTGGAATCGGTCCGCATGCGAAGCATCATCAAGGGGGAAAAAGAGACGGCGAAGATCATTCAGCATATGGCGAAGATGTTCCGCAAATCGATCTCCTGGAGCCATAACTATGTTACCGTCCGCGAGGAGCTGGAGCTGATTGAAAGCTTTCTGGAGATTCAGCAATACCGCTTCGGCGACAAGCTGGAGTACAGCATCGTTGCCGACCCTGCAGCGCTGGGTCACCGGATTCCCAAGATGGTTCTGCTTCCATTCGTGGAGAATGCCAGTATCCATGGTATTGAATCCAGCCCGGATAAGGGAAGGATCACGATCTCAGTTGCCGTACAGCCGGATGGGCTTGTCTTCAGATTTGAGGATAACGGGATCGGCATGTCCCCGGAGAAGCTGGAGGCACTCAAGAGGTATCTGGAAGAGAATGACGAGATCGGCGAGCGGGTCGGCATGAAAAATGCATATTACCGTCTGAAGCTTTGTTACCGGGAATGCTTTGCTTTTTCATTGGATGCCCGTTATGGGGAGGGGACCTCTATTGAAATCTCTCTTCCCTTACTGGAAGAAGATCCGGAATGA